A genome region from Nocardioides cynanchi includes the following:
- a CDS encoding acetamidase/formamidase family protein, translating to MDVLSYRPGPEELAWTFGGVPPVRRVKPGSVLELWSEDAFAGKVRGEDDLVSKVIEFPFVNPLTGPFFVEGAEPGDTLAVHFVSIEPSRDWAASTTIPLFGALTSTHVTAGLQEPLPEVVWMYDVDKAARTVTFRARYSDDQVDLPLDPMHGTVGVAPANLEARSSLVPDAHGGNMDTPEMRAGVTCFLGVNVEGAMFALGDGHCRQGEGETCGVAVEAAMDTVVILDLIKSTATPWPRLESDDYLMSTGSARPLEDAFRIAQHDLVTWIGSECGLDPLDAYQLVTQATESPIANVCDPNYTVLAKIRKGYLPRHDAYAGAHARLRQMSEAYLAEHR from the coding sequence ATGGACGTGCTGAGCTACCGGCCCGGCCCCGAGGAGCTGGCCTGGACCTTCGGCGGGGTGCCCCCGGTCCGTCGCGTGAAGCCCGGCTCGGTGCTGGAGCTGTGGAGCGAGGACGCCTTCGCCGGCAAGGTGCGCGGCGAGGACGACCTGGTCTCGAAGGTGATCGAGTTCCCGTTCGTCAACCCGCTCACCGGGCCGTTCTTCGTCGAGGGTGCGGAGCCCGGCGACACCCTCGCCGTCCACTTCGTGTCGATCGAGCCGTCCCGCGACTGGGCGGCGTCCACCACCATCCCGCTCTTCGGCGCCCTCACCTCGACCCATGTCACCGCGGGCCTGCAGGAGCCGCTGCCCGAGGTGGTCTGGATGTACGACGTCGACAAGGCCGCCCGCACGGTGACGTTCCGCGCGCGCTACAGCGACGACCAGGTGGACTTACCTCTCGACCCGATGCACGGCACCGTCGGAGTGGCGCCGGCCAACCTGGAGGCCCGCTCCTCGCTGGTCCCGGACGCGCACGGCGGCAACATGGACACCCCCGAGATGCGGGCCGGAGTCACCTGCTTCCTCGGGGTGAACGTCGAGGGCGCCATGTTCGCACTCGGTGACGGCCACTGCCGGCAGGGCGAGGGCGAGACGTGCGGCGTCGCCGTCGAGGCGGCCATGGACACCGTGGTGATCCTGGACCTGATCAAGTCCACGGCGACTCCCTGGCCGCGCCTGGAGTCCGACGACTACCTGATGAGCACCGGGTCGGCGCGCCCCCTCGAGGACGCCTTCAGGATCGCCCAGCACGACCTGGTGACCTGGATCGGCTCCGAGTGCGGGCTCGACCCCCTCGACGCCTACCAGCTGGTCACCCAGGCCACGGAGTCGCCGATCGCCAACGTGTGCGACCCCAACTACACCGTCCTGGCCAAGATCAGGAAGGGCTACCTGCCGCGGCACGACGCCTACGCGGGCGCGCACGCCCGCCTGCGGCAGATGAGTGAGGCGTACCTCGCCGAGCACCGCTGA